The Actinoplanes sp. N902-109 genomic interval AGTTCTTCCCGTCCGTGTGGATCAGCGCGTACCGATGGACCGTCGCCCGGCCGTGCAGCACGAACAGGATCCGCTTGGCGTTGCGGTCCTCCTGCTCCCACCACCCGAGGTCCGCGATGAACTTCTCGTGGTCGGTGTAGGTGAGATGGTCCAGGTCATGATCCGGTACGGCGACCGCCAGCCGGTTGCGCGCCGGGTCGACCGGCAGGCCGCGGGGCAGCGCCCAGGACCGCAGCACCCCGTCCTCCTCCAGCCGGAGGTCGAAATGCGGCCGCGGCTTGCGGTGGTCATGCAGGACGAAAGCGGGCCGATCGGGCATGGATTGA includes:
- a CDS encoding DNA polymerase ligase N-terminal domain-containing protein, translated to MPDRPAFVLHDHRKPRPHFDLRLEEDGVLRSWALPRGLPVDPARNRLAVAVPDHDLDHLTYTDHEKFIADLGWWEQEDRNAKRILFVLHGRATVHRYALIHTDGKNWLAHLTKDQPGS